In Acidaminococcus timonensis, one DNA window encodes the following:
- a CDS encoding type II toxin-antitoxin system HicB family antitoxin: protein MNSLMSYKGYRAKIEFDPEDEIFVGHVLGINDSLNFHGASVKELIQAFHDCIENYLEYCKQCGKAPEKEYKGVFNVRIRPETHRKAAFAAAAEGVTMNQFVAEAIDAYLDKKAK, encoded by the coding sequence ATGAATTCTCTGATGTCGTATAAAGGGTATCGGGCGAAAATCGAATTCGACCCGGAAGATGAAATTTTTGTAGGTCATGTGCTGGGTATCAATGATTCTCTGAACTTTCACGGAGCTTCCGTAAAAGAATTGATCCAGGCTTTCCATGATTGCATCGAAAATTACCTGGAGTATTGCAAGCAGTGCGGCAAGGCGCCGGAAAAAGAATATAAAGGAGTATTCAATGTGCGGATCCGGCCGGAAACCCATCGCAAGGCCGCCTTTGCAGCCGCTGCCGAGGGAGTTACCATGAATCAGTTTGTGGCTGAAGCCATCGATGCCTATTTGGATAAAAAGGCGAAATAG
- a CDS encoding type II toxin-antitoxin system HicA family toxin yields MTKKAVLLRKLMAKPTPTAFTTRELDTLMGQCGCKKFTGGRGSGIGYYHEKTKRILQFDGPHPGNELYRYQVKMVVKFLISIGEVEK; encoded by the coding sequence GTGACAAAGAAAGCTGTTTTGCTACGGAAATTGATGGCCAAACCCACACCCACTGCATTTACAACTCGAGAACTGGACACCTTAATGGGCCAGTGCGGTTGCAAGAAATTTACAGGAGGGCGAGGTTCAGGAATCGGCTACTATCATGAAAAGACCAAGCGGATTCTCCAGTTCGATGGACCCCATCCGGGAAATGAACTGTATCGCTATCAGGTTAAAATGGTCGTGAAATTCCTGATTTCTATTGGGGAGGTGGAAAAATGA
- the pheS gene encoding phenylalanine--tRNA ligase subunit alpha: MSDKLQELREKIQKDLSEVKSVDDLKNIRVQYLGKKGALTAILRSLGDVAAEERPKIGKMVNEVRAKVEARINDQMKLLEARQMEEKLASETVDFTLPGRKPALGHLHPVTQTLRDIKKVFMRMGFEVEEGPEIETDYFNFEALNLPKDHPARDMQDTFYITDDILLRTQTSGVQARTMQSRLPNTPIRMICPGTVYRNDYDATHSPMFHQVEGLVVDKDISLADLKGTLELFCKEMFGDSVKIRLRPSFFPFTEPSCEVDISCVMCGGKGCRVCKNSGWLEILGAGMVHPNVLRMSGYDPDKMKGFAFGMGVERIAMLRYGIDDLRLFFENDLRFIRQF; encoded by the coding sequence ATGAGCGACAAACTGCAGGAACTGCGGGAAAAGATCCAGAAGGATCTCAGCGAAGTCAAAAGTGTAGACGATTTGAAGAATATCCGGGTACAATACCTGGGCAAGAAGGGGGCCCTGACTGCCATCCTGCGCAGCCTGGGCGATGTGGCTGCGGAAGAACGGCCCAAAATCGGCAAAATGGTCAACGAAGTGCGGGCCAAAGTGGAGGCCCGGATCAACGACCAGATGAAGCTGCTGGAAGCCCGCCAGATGGAAGAGAAACTGGCCAGCGAAACGGTAGACTTCACCCTGCCCGGCCGCAAACCGGCCCTGGGCCATCTGCATCCTGTGACCCAGACCCTGCGGGACATCAAGAAAGTGTTCATGCGCATGGGATTCGAAGTGGAAGAAGGACCTGAAATCGAAACGGATTACTTCAACTTTGAAGCCCTGAACCTGCCGAAGGACCATCCGGCCCGTGACATGCAGGATACGTTCTACATCACTGACGACATCCTGCTACGGACCCAGACTTCCGGCGTACAGGCCCGGACCATGCAGAGCCGGCTCCCCAATACCCCCATCCGCATGATCTGCCCGGGGACCGTATACCGGAACGACTATGATGCAACCCACTCTCCCATGTTCCATCAGGTGGAAGGCCTGGTAGTGGACAAGGACATCTCCCTGGCTGACCTGAAAGGCACCCTGGAACTGTTCTGCAAGGAGATGTTCGGGGACAGCGTGAAGATCCGCCTGCGCCCCAGTTTCTTCCCCTTCACGGAACCTTCCTGCGAAGTGGATATCAGCTGCGTCATGTGCGGCGGCAAGGGCTGCCGGGTATGCAAGAATTCCGGCTGGCTGGAAATCCTGGGCGCCGGTATGGTGCATCCCAACGTGCTGCGCATGAGCGGCTATGATCCCGACAAGATGAAGGGCTTTGCCTTCGGGATGGGCGTGGAACGGATCGCCATGCTGCGCTACGGCATCGACGACCTGCGTCTGTTCTTCGAAAACGATCTGCGGTTCATCCGTCAATTCTGA
- the pheT gene encoding phenylalanine--tRNA ligase subunit beta gives MLASINWLKQYVDIPVTPEVLADKLTRVGLEVEQVIHLGEGLEGVITGKVASIERHPDSDHLWVCQMDLGKGELTQILTGAQNVHQGDKVPVAVVGSHLPNGMTLKAAKMRGLDSNGMLCSAGELGIDSKLLLPEQRDGIFILPPDTSIGVDVKDLLGLNDVVLDIDLTANRSDCFNMLGLARETAAVLNQELRLPALDTKDAAGGNVAENAKVEIQCKDLCTRFALRMVKNIQVTESPEWMQKLLRAVNIRPINNVVDVTNYVMMELGQPMHAYDYDTVKDHTWIVRRAEEGETLVTLDGQKRDLTPNMIVIADPEKAIGLGGVMGGLATEVTGKTVNVMLEAATFYGPSIRHTSKDLGLRSEASQRFERGVDTIRDHDALNRAVHLLEEMGACEAVSGVVEDYPVPQEPVQIKAVPEALRRRIGTEEITDQQMRTILERLNFTVADQADGSWLVTVPTWRNDCSCDADLSEEVARMYGYDKIPSTLPQLDMARGGQAPIEDVKDKVRDTLTGIGLDEVMTYTFINANDFDKLGLPAEDSRRQAIQVINPISDDFKTMRTTLVPSLLNTAAYNQARQTERIALFELGRVFLPKALPLTEQPAEKTRLCIVLSGKRNELNWTESKDAVDFFDLKGALEQVLEALQATDVTYAAPKEVFLHPGKSCTVLHHGREVGFMGALHPQVQERFSLSAETYVLEVDLSSFVEGAEKVPQFTHIPQFPSTSRDIAVVVPKSVSAVDLMAEIRTQAGPLLKDVRLFDVYAGKQVKHGCKSVAFSLTFQDLERTLKDKEINDIINQVVKKVQEKFEAELRE, from the coding sequence ATGTTAGCATCGATCAATTGGTTGAAACAATATGTAGATATCCCGGTCACTCCGGAAGTGTTGGCGGACAAGCTGACCCGGGTGGGCCTGGAAGTGGAACAGGTGATCCATCTGGGCGAAGGCCTGGAAGGGGTCATCACCGGCAAGGTGGCTTCCATTGAACGCCATCCGGATTCCGATCATCTGTGGGTCTGCCAGATGGACCTGGGGAAGGGTGAACTGACCCAGATCCTCACTGGGGCCCAGAACGTGCACCAGGGGGATAAGGTCCCTGTAGCTGTGGTGGGTTCCCACCTGCCCAATGGCATGACCCTGAAGGCGGCCAAGATGCGGGGCCTGGATTCCAACGGCATGCTGTGCAGCGCCGGGGAACTGGGCATCGATTCCAAACTGCTGCTGCCCGAACAGCGGGACGGCATCTTCATCCTGCCGCCGGATACCTCCATCGGCGTGGATGTGAAGGACCTGCTGGGGTTGAATGATGTGGTGCTGGATATCGATTTGACCGCCAACCGCAGCGACTGCTTCAACATGCTGGGCCTGGCCCGGGAAACGGCTGCCGTATTGAACCAGGAATTGCGTCTGCCCGCTCTGGACACGAAAGATGCCGCCGGCGGCAACGTGGCTGAAAACGCCAAGGTGGAAATCCAGTGCAAAGACCTGTGCACCCGGTTTGCCCTGCGCATGGTGAAGAACATCCAGGTCACCGAATCTCCGGAATGGATGCAGAAACTGCTGCGGGCCGTGAACATCCGTCCCATCAACAACGTGGTGGACGTAACCAACTATGTGATGATGGAACTGGGCCAGCCCATGCATGCCTATGATTACGATACCGTCAAGGACCACACCTGGATCGTCCGCCGGGCTGAAGAAGGGGAGACCCTGGTGACCCTGGACGGCCAGAAACGGGATCTGACTCCCAACATGATCGTCATTGCCGATCCGGAAAAAGCCATCGGTCTGGGCGGTGTCATGGGCGGCCTGGCCACCGAAGTCACCGGTAAGACCGTGAACGTTATGCTGGAAGCCGCCACCTTCTACGGACCCAGCATCCGTCACACCTCCAAGGACCTGGGGCTGCGCAGTGAAGCTTCCCAGCGGTTCGAACGGGGGGTGGATACCATCCGTGACCACGATGCCCTGAACCGGGCCGTCCATCTGCTGGAAGAAATGGGCGCCTGCGAAGCCGTTTCCGGCGTGGTGGAAGATTACCCGGTTCCCCAGGAACCGGTCCAGATCAAGGCTGTGCCGGAAGCCCTGCGCCGCCGTATCGGCACCGAAGAAATCACCGACCAGCAGATGCGGACCATCCTGGAGAGATTGAACTTCACCGTGGCCGACCAGGCTGACGGCAGCTGGCTGGTGACCGTTCCCACCTGGCGGAATGACTGCTCCTGCGATGCGGACCTTTCCGAAGAAGTGGCCCGGATGTACGGCTATGACAAGATTCCGTCCACCCTGCCCCAGCTGGATATGGCCCGGGGCGGACAGGCTCCCATTGAAGATGTGAAGGACAAGGTGCGGGATACCTTGACCGGCATCGGCCTGGACGAAGTGATGACCTATACCTTCATCAACGCCAATGATTTCGACAAACTGGGGCTGCCTGCAGAAGACAGCCGCCGGCAGGCCATCCAGGTGATCAATCCCATCAGCGACGACTTCAAGACCATGCGCACCACCCTGGTGCCCAGCCTGCTGAACACCGCTGCCTATAACCAGGCCCGGCAGACCGAACGGATCGCCCTGTTCGAACTGGGACGGGTGTTCCTGCCCAAAGCACTGCCTCTGACCGAACAACCGGCGGAAAAGACCCGGCTGTGCATCGTGCTCTCCGGCAAACGGAACGAACTGAACTGGACCGAAAGCAAGGACGCAGTGGACTTCTTTGACCTGAAGGGTGCCCTGGAACAGGTGCTGGAAGCCCTGCAGGCCACAGATGTCACCTATGCCGCACCGAAGGAAGTATTCCTGCACCCCGGCAAGAGCTGCACCGTGCTCCATCATGGCAGGGAAGTGGGTTTCATGGGAGCCCTGCATCCCCAGGTCCAGGAACGGTTCAGCCTGAGCGCCGAAACCTACGTACTGGAAGTGGATCTGAGCAGCTTCGTGGAAGGAGCCGAGAAAGTGCCGCAATTCACCCACATTCCCCAGTTCCCCAGCACCAGCCGGGATATCGCCGTGGTGGTGCCCAAGAGCGTCAGCGCCGTGGACCTGATGGCCGAGATCCGTACCCAGGCCGGCCCGTTGCTGAAAGACGTGCGCCTGTTCGATGTCTATGCCGGCAAACAGGTAAAACACGGCTGCAAGAGCGTGGCCTTCAGTCTGACTTTCCAGGATCTGGAACGGACATTGAAGGACAAGGAAATCAACGACATCATCAATCAGGTGGTGAAGAAAGTCCAGGAAAAATTCGAAGCAGAGCTGAGAGAGTAA
- a CDS encoding ferredoxin: MKFKVNETCIGCGLCEGTCPAVFHMTDAGQAEAIPDAVPAEEEANAVAAMEGCPVGAIEKVED; the protein is encoded by the coding sequence ATGAAATTCAAAGTCAATGAAACTTGTATCGGTTGTGGTTTGTGTGAAGGGACTTGCCCGGCAGTGTTCCATATGACGGATGCTGGCCAGGCAGAAGCCATTCCGGATGCTGTGCCTGCAGAGGAAGAAGCCAATGCAGTGGCTGCCATGGAAGGCTGCCCAGTAGGTGCCATTGAAAAGGTAGAAGATTAA
- a CDS encoding ISL3 family transposase — protein MSFFHFIEKSFHWEEGSIKEFEKLGSSLLLYVEFTSTASRCPYCHHKILHIKDYRDQKVLLGHWNTHPVSAIVHKRRFFCPCCHKTFYEKIPGVEHYQRRSNDVKNSIIQACSELASFKAIARSHGVSVSTVIRYFDGLTFKRPLHLPEVLSLDEFRGNAHGQRYQVAVNDPQRHETLDILPKRTALELIRYFSQFSRAERLKVKFVVMDLSSLFRKVIRAMFPGATIIGDRFHIQRLVIWALERVRKNVQKLFDEKRIYFKRNKHILNKRGDRLTEEELASLREILKQSSELQRAYALKEAFFKVFSMKERSAIASFLSRWLSLVEESGVEEFKSVIKTFTDWKTEILEGLSQAYSNGFTEVLRPDYN, from the coding sequence ATGTCTTTCTTTCATTTTATCGAAAAAAGCTTCCATTGGGAAGAGGGTTCCATAAAAGAATTTGAAAAATTGGGATCCAGCCTCCTCCTTTACGTGGAATTCACTTCTACAGCTTCTCGTTGCCCCTACTGTCATCATAAAATTCTTCATATTAAGGACTATCGGGACCAAAAAGTCCTCTTAGGGCACTGGAACACCCATCCTGTTTCTGCTATTGTTCATAAAAGAAGATTTTTTTGCCCTTGCTGCCATAAGACATTTTATGAAAAAATTCCTGGCGTCGAGCATTACCAGCGGCGTTCTAACGATGTAAAGAACAGCATCATCCAAGCCTGTTCTGAACTGGCGAGCTTTAAAGCCATTGCCAGAAGCCATGGTGTCTCTGTTTCCACCGTAATCCGGTATTTTGATGGACTTACTTTTAAACGGCCTCTCCATCTGCCTGAAGTTCTTTCTTTAGACGAATTTCGTGGGAACGCTCATGGGCAAAGATACCAGGTCGCTGTGAATGACCCTCAGCGTCATGAAACTCTCGATATTTTGCCAAAGAGGACAGCGCTGGAATTGATTCGTTATTTTAGCCAATTTTCAAGAGCAGAGCGATTGAAAGTAAAATTTGTCGTAATGGACCTTTCGTCACTTTTCCGCAAGGTCATCAGAGCGATGTTTCCTGGTGCAACAATTATTGGTGACCGATTCCACATACAGAGACTGGTCATTTGGGCGCTTGAACGGGTTAGGAAAAATGTACAAAAGTTATTCGACGAAAAAAGAATTTATTTCAAGAGAAACAAACATATCTTGAACAAGAGGGGTGATCGTCTGACAGAAGAAGAACTGGCCAGCCTTCGGGAAATCTTGAAGCAGTCTTCAGAATTACAGAGAGCCTATGCCTTAAAAGAGGCATTCTTTAAGGTATTTTCTATGAAAGAACGGTCTGCTATTGCTTCATTCTTATCTCGTTGGTTATCATTAGTCGAAGAAAGTGGGGTTGAAGAATTCAAGAGTGTTATAAAGACGTTCACTGATTGGAAGACAGAGATTTTGGAAGGATTGAGTCAAGCGTATTCGAATGGTTTTACGGAAGTGTTAAGGCCGGACTATAATTGA
- the istA gene encoding IS21 family transposase — MIIRDSARKGKSAYAIGKEQNISKNTAKKYMQVATLPEQPHKRGSILDPFKPQVNQMMHDGIFNCVVILETLQQMGYTGGKTIIKDYVHVFRPPKTIPAVPRYETEPGRQAQMDWGICQYLGTDGEFHKVPAFVMTLGYSRARYVEFTKRCDLKSLERCILNAFEYFGGVPDVVLTDNMKTVVLKHEAGKTIFLPAFESFCADMGFKPSTCKVRRPQTKGKVERSVRYLKENFLPGRRFTNLYDLNRQALQWCQHVNGKKHGTTGKIPLQELAAEHLNPLPPQELRNRYRWEDRRISKDGFVSFDGHLYGIDWHYSGREARVRLYQNHVQVFVDNLPVADIPLSEVKGYYVPQQAQYSGLEAKEGIAYPRTAGIQMKEDVVKRPLALYDRLMEVVSNA; from the coding sequence ATGATAATACGCGATAGTGCAAGAAAAGGCAAGAGCGCATATGCTATCGGTAAAGAGCAGAATATTTCCAAGAATACGGCCAAGAAGTATATGCAAGTGGCTACTCTGCCGGAGCAACCTCATAAGCGCGGTTCCATTCTGGATCCCTTTAAGCCGCAGGTCAACCAGATGATGCACGATGGCATATTCAACTGCGTCGTCATCCTGGAGACCTTGCAACAGATGGGTTACACCGGTGGGAAGACCATCATCAAGGATTATGTCCACGTTTTTCGTCCGCCAAAGACCATCCCGGCTGTGCCACGGTATGAAACCGAGCCCGGCAGACAAGCCCAGATGGATTGGGGAATCTGCCAATATTTGGGCACAGATGGCGAATTCCATAAAGTTCCGGCTTTCGTCATGACCCTGGGATACTCCAGGGCCAGGTACGTGGAATTCACAAAGCGGTGTGACCTCAAAAGCCTGGAACGCTGCATCCTGAACGCTTTCGAATATTTCGGCGGAGTTCCTGATGTTGTGCTGACAGACAACATGAAGACAGTTGTCCTGAAACACGAGGCCGGTAAGACCATCTTCCTTCCCGCTTTCGAAAGTTTCTGTGCCGATATGGGCTTCAAGCCTTCCACCTGTAAGGTACGCCGGCCTCAGACGAAAGGGAAGGTGGAACGTTCTGTCCGTTATCTCAAGGAGAATTTCCTGCCTGGAAGACGTTTCACCAATCTGTACGACCTGAACCGTCAGGCTCTTCAATGGTGCCAGCATGTGAACGGCAAGAAGCATGGGACTACAGGGAAAATCCCTCTGCAGGAATTGGCGGCCGAGCATTTGAACCCGCTCCCGCCTCAGGAACTGCGTAACCGTTACCGCTGGGAAGATCGGCGGATTTCCAAAGATGGATTCGTCAGTTTCGATGGTCATCTCTATGGTATAGATTGGCATTACAGCGGCAGAGAAGCCCGGGTCCGGCTGTACCAGAACCATGTACAGGTATTCGTAGATAACCTTCCTGTGGCAGATATACCGCTCTCTGAAGTAAAGGGATATTATGTTCCGCAGCAGGCGCAATACAGCGGATTGGAGGCAAAGGAAGGCATTGCTTACCCTCGAACGGCAGGAATCCAGATGAAAGAGGATGTGGTGAAACGACCTCTAGCCCTTTACGACAGGCTGATGGAGGTGGTATCCAATGCTTGA
- the istB gene encoding IS21-like element helper ATPase IstB — MLEVEHARQLLAEFNMPEAACQLDALLETAAAKDSTFISFLDQLLSFQQKERTEKAIRKRMKAARIPAVKTLEEFDFSFQPSLNPKQLQELRTLAFVERGENLILLGPPGVGKTHLATAFAVETLHHGKTAYFITLAHLIEDLEKRREKRLLSRRCKFYARPDVLVIDEVGYMQLSRQQAELLFQIVCARYERGTIIMTSNKYFSDWGELMSDSVIATAILDRLLYHAHVINIRGESYRLKDRLRAGLNPAVPQPGLGKTGFKDFRP, encoded by the coding sequence ATGCTTGAAGTGGAGCATGCCAGGCAGCTCCTGGCTGAATTCAATATGCCGGAGGCAGCCTGCCAGCTGGATGCCCTTCTGGAAACGGCCGCTGCAAAAGACTCGACTTTTATTTCGTTTCTCGACCAGCTCCTGAGCTTTCAACAGAAGGAACGAACTGAGAAAGCCATCCGGAAAAGGATGAAAGCTGCGCGGATCCCGGCCGTGAAGACCCTGGAGGAATTCGATTTTTCGTTCCAGCCCAGCCTGAATCCGAAACAGCTCCAGGAACTGCGTACACTTGCTTTTGTGGAACGAGGTGAAAATCTGATCCTGCTGGGCCCGCCGGGGGTCGGCAAGACGCACCTGGCCACCGCGTTTGCGGTAGAAACCCTGCACCACGGCAAAACCGCATACTTCATTACGCTAGCCCATCTTATTGAAGATCTGGAAAAGCGTCGGGAAAAAAGGCTGTTGTCCAGGCGCTGCAAATTTTACGCCCGGCCAGATGTCCTGGTGATAGATGAAGTTGGCTATATGCAGCTGAGCCGGCAGCAGGCAGAATTGCTGTTCCAGATTGTCTGTGCCCGCTACGAGCGGGGCACCATAATTATGACCAGCAACAAGTATTTCAGTGACTGGGGTGAACTCATGAGCGATTCAGTGATTGCGACTGCTATCCTGGACCGATTGCTGTACCATGCTCATGTGATAAATATTAGAGGTGAGAGTTACCGGCTGAAAGATCGTCTGCGTGCAGGTTTGAATCCGGCCGTCCCCCAGCCCGGCCTTGGGAAAACCGGCTTTAAGGACTTCCGGCCCTAA
- a CDS encoding ATP-binding protein: protein MENYDNMLTLENHLASFRDRGEIYRELYNNWLVEKRDIANVLKNIVLCFPHYSLHDASHSDTVLMRMEQLLGEKRIAQIGATETWLLLMSAYTHDLGMLIQEDELVKIWDSEPFQSYLKKIDDSSDLKEYARIVRKKDFEKRSKNWPVQVKWAVTVLSADYFRRSHAQRSSDLIRNQLEGISPFKLNLSANGFIQERFIYLLSKFAELHGAPFDDVLKLDKVASGMGGSDDLIYPRRVAALLRLADLLDMDNGRFDENAYPINGKVPETTRAHQRKHSSLRHFLVIPERIEIELDCPDENSFQAASSWVGWIKDEIREISEHWTNIMPDNYGSAPILENPRIFLNGQKLEGDTLASFKVDNDSIFEVFEGANIYKNRFSCIRELIQNALDATKLRFWNLLQHHDICDSLELENIDKITPYDIPFADYNRFPITVEVIYNQEKEERNSYIEIFVKDHGTGITDKRLKQMMKIGQSEHILKSNLTVDTMPKWLQPTGAFGLGLQSVFQVTDKLECETQPERENGKKVTFRSHRDSGRISYINLEDDSKLPVGTTFHFCISSENMQIQKFNLGGNFDSHYMELDPFSTDFKNEKEALVLFYIIDCLDDEIGNPIFPIQVSYYFKTEKGRRKICERNYGILNNSALQKEQEESDIVYYRGKDKSWFNAYDITNNISFTIRDDLSGKRRKGIALTFKGMSVDSHYLTASNFYLDKLYGCIDFLGFPTREYLSLNRAEIRRNKKQETFNIVYKDIKCILEYKIKEIIENKRSELSSGEASFYALFLPLIEDFKAEKGKMISSLEKILLPLIKTEQILFTRENERWNEKAELLSKSLKMIWNKDVFYVYSAERTWNGSMVKPPLKIIDKLYNQMNQDSEPKRICIYPQNAIQSWLNVGDVKVLEIASDGKEPNEVKLQRCVFEGNEKILPELDTHTTEEILQISLQQSRIVTIACNAYPHLALDREKDLTTLYYIHRYFNSWFDVGRNTFAWVVSPFSKEDIEKLKQETVDFGKFWNQIKEREDFQNLVDYVYEHRLDDKGTKEDIIKDYKKWVQEAVCMSNKGHENK, encoded by the coding sequence ATGGAAAATTACGATAATATGCTCACATTGGAAAATCATTTGGCCTCTTTTCGTGATAGAGGAGAAATCTATAGAGAACTTTACAACAATTGGCTGGTCGAAAAACGGGATATTGCCAATGTGCTTAAAAATATCGTACTTTGTTTTCCCCATTATAGCCTTCATGATGCTTCCCATTCGGATACAGTCTTGATGCGCATGGAACAGCTTCTGGGAGAAAAGAGAATTGCCCAAATTGGTGCCACTGAAACTTGGCTGCTGCTCATGAGTGCATATACGCATGATTTGGGGATGCTGATTCAAGAGGACGAATTGGTAAAAATATGGGATTCTGAACCGTTCCAATCTTATTTAAAGAAAATCGACGACTCTTCTGATTTAAAAGAATATGCACGAATCGTCCGGAAGAAAGATTTTGAGAAGCGTTCTAAAAACTGGCCTGTGCAAGTGAAATGGGCTGTCACTGTTCTTTCAGCAGATTATTTCCGGAGAAGTCATGCCCAAAGAAGCTCTGATTTAATCAGAAACCAGCTAGAAGGGATTTCCCCTTTTAAACTGAATCTAAGCGCAAATGGATTCATTCAAGAACGGTTTATTTATTTGCTGAGCAAATTTGCAGAACTTCATGGCGCACCTTTCGATGATGTTTTAAAGTTGGATAAAGTTGCTTCAGGTATGGGCGGTTCAGACGATTTGATCTATCCTCGTCGAGTTGCTGCTTTATTACGGTTGGCCGATTTGTTGGATATGGATAATGGCCGGTTTGATGAAAATGCATATCCCATCAATGGAAAGGTTCCAGAGACCACACGTGCACACCAAAGAAAGCACAGCTCTCTCAGACATTTTCTGGTCATACCAGAACGAATCGAAATTGAATTGGACTGTCCAGATGAAAATTCCTTCCAGGCAGCTAGCTCCTGGGTTGGATGGATCAAAGATGAAATTAGGGAAATATCTGAGCATTGGACAAATATCATGCCTGATAATTATGGTTCTGCTCCAATCTTGGAAAATCCGAGAATTTTCTTGAATGGTCAAAAATTGGAAGGGGATACCCTTGCCAGCTTTAAAGTCGATAACGACTCAATTTTCGAGGTTTTTGAAGGCGCCAATATTTATAAAAATAGGTTCTCATGCATTCGTGAACTGATTCAAAATGCTCTGGATGCAACGAAACTCAGATTCTGGAATTTACTCCAGCATCATGACATTTGTGATTCTTTGGAATTAGAAAATATTGATAAGATTACACCTTACGATATTCCTTTCGCTGACTATAATCGTTTTCCAATTACTGTTGAAGTTATTTATAATCAGGAAAAAGAGGAAAGAAATTCCTATATTGAGATTTTCGTAAAGGATCATGGGACAGGAATTACTGATAAACGATTGAAACAAATGATGAAAATTGGGCAGAGTGAGCATATTCTAAAAAGTAACCTTACCGTTGATACCATGCCTAAATGGTTACAGCCTACTGGAGCATTTGGATTAGGACTTCAATCAGTTTTTCAGGTAACGGATAAATTAGAGTGTGAAACCCAACCGGAAAGAGAAAACGGGAAAAAAGTAACATTTAGGTCCCATCGCGATAGCGGGAGAATATCTTATATCAATCTGGAAGATGATAGTAAACTTCCTGTTGGTACGACGTTTCATTTTTGTATATCATCAGAGAATATGCAAATCCAAAAATTCAATTTGGGTGGGAATTTTGACTCTCATTATATGGAATTGGATCCGTTTTCAACTGATTTTAAAAATGAGAAAGAAGCTCTGGTCCTGTTCTATATTATTGATTGCCTGGACGATGAAATCGGTAATCCTATATTTCCCATCCAAGTGTCATATTATTTTAAGACGGAAAAGGGAAGACGGAAGATTTGTGAAAGAAATTATGGCATTTTAAATAACTCCGCTTTACAGAAGGAACAGGAGGAATCTGATATCGTTTATTACCGGGGAAAAGATAAATCTTGGTTTAATGCGTATGATATTACGAATAATATAAGTTTCACAATTAGAGACGATCTAAGTGGAAAACGTCGAAAAGGGATAGCTCTAACTTTTAAGGGGATGTCTGTAGATTCCCATTACTTGACTGCTAGTAATTTTTACTTAGATAAATTGTATGGATGCATCGACTTTTTAGGATTTCCAACGAGGGAATATCTTTCTCTAAATCGAGCTGAAATACGTAGAAATAAGAAACAAGAAACCTTTAATATAGTTTATAAAGATATAAAGTGTATTTTGGAATATAAAATAAAAGAGATTATCGAAAATAAAAGATCAGAGTTGTCTTCAGGTGAGGCAAGCTTTTATGCACTGTTTTTACCATTAATTGAAGACTTTAAAGCAGAGAAGGGGAAAATGATTTCTTCTCTTGAGAAAATCTTACTCCCGTTGATTAAAACAGAGCAAATACTATTTACAAGAGAGAATGAACGTTGGAATGAAAAAGCAGAACTGCTAAGTAAGAGTTTAAAAATGATTTGGAACAAAGATGTTTTTTATGTCTATTCGGCTGAACGAACGTGGAATGGCAGTATGGTAAAACCTCCTTTGAAAATAATTGATAAACTTTATAATCAAATGAATCAAGACTCGGAGCCAAAAAGGATATGCATTTATCCTCAAAATGCAATTCAATCTTGGTTGAACGTGGGAGATGTAAAAGTCCTTGAAATTGCTTCAGATGGAAAAGAACCCAATGAGGTGAAATTACAACGATGTGTCTTCGAGGGAAATGAAAAGATACTTCCGGAATTGGACACCCATACAACAGAAGAAATCTTGCAGATTTCTTTGCAGCAGTCTCGAATTGTAACCATTGCGTGTAATGCATATCCACATCTAGCATTGGATAGAGAAAAAGATCTGACAACTTTATATTATATTCACAGATACTTTAATTCCTGGTTTGATGTGGGGCGTAATACCTTTGCGTGGGTCGTATCCCCTTTTAGCAAGGAAGACATTGAGAAATTGAAACAAGAAACAGTAGATTTTGGTAAGTTCTGGAATCAAATCAAGGAAAGGGAAGATTTTCAAAATCTTGTGGATTATGTATATGAGCATCGACTTGATGATAAGGGAACTAAGGAAGATATAATCAAAGATTACAAAAAATGGGTTCAGGAAGCGGTTTGTATGAGCAATAAGGGACATGAGAATAAGTAG
- a CDS encoding monoheme cytochrome c yields MCTLGESIARENLEKGIQQERNSNILGMLREKIPMETIARITKVSVEQIRELGKLNGVL; encoded by the coding sequence ATGTGTACGTTGGGAGAATCTATTGCAAGAGAAAATTTGGAAAAAGGCATCCAGCAGGAACGCAACAGCAACATCCTGGGCATGCTGCGGGAAAAGATCCCTATGGAGACCATCGCCCGCATCACGAAAGTATCGGTGGAGCAGATCCGGGAACTGGGAAAATTGAATGGAGTGTTGTAA